ATGTAGCCAATGATGAAATTGTTTCTCCTCTGTTTTATACCACGGGCCCAAAACTCACAGGACCTGAATTTATAGGGGATGACAATTTAAATTTAACGAGCCCCAAGGAGGCCAGAGATAAAGTGGTATCCTATAAAGAAAGAGGATATGATTTTATTAAAACCTATTATGGCCTGACACCAGATATCTTTGATGCGGTTGTTGAACAATCAACCATATCAGATATGGATGTTATTGCGCATCCCTCACAAAAAGTCCCTTATGTATATCACTTTAACCCACAAATAAAATCTATTGAGCACACTGAAGATATTATTCAGCAACCCTTAAATTACAAGCTGGATACCCTAAAATTAGAAGAAGTAATTATTGATTTCAAGAATTTGAATCGAGGCTCGTTTAGCCCGACATTAACGGGCTATTATAATATCTATAACATGCTCACTAATGATGCTGTTTTAGAGTCAGAACAGCTTGATTATATGAACCCTTTGATAAGGAAAGTGGATAGTAAGGCTCAATTTGACAGATGGTATAATACAAAATTGAGTGACCCCAATATTGTTAAATCGATAAAGGATCAGCACGATTTTCATTTATATATTCTTAAAAGGCTGCATCAAGCTGGAGTGCGCATTGTTTGCAGCACGGATGCCGGAATAGGTATTACTACCCCGGGTTTTTCCATCCATCAGGAGCTGGCATTTTACAAAGAAGCCGGACTTTCTAATTACGAAGTTCTTAAAACCGCCACCATAAATGCCTCGGAAACCCATTCAATTATGAATAATATGGGTTCTATTGAGGAGGGCAAAGCTGCTAATTTACTTCTGTTAGACCGCAATCCTCTGGAAGATCTAACGGCCCTGAAAAATCCTTCAACAGTTTTTATAAAAGGGAGGAAGTTGAATCGCGAAACGCTGGACTCATTTGAAGAAAAAGCGGCAAACAGAAAGAACATACTGGTTAGCGCTGTGCGTTATGCCGAAAATCTAATGATTGAAAAATGATTTAAAATAAAATGGCTTTAAAAATTCTTGCCATACTTAATTTAATAATAACCGTTCAGGCCTTGTTTCTTTGCTTGCATTTTATTTTCAAATCCAAGGGCTTAATGATTCTGAACAGATTGCTTGCATTTTTGTGCTTTACATTTGCTGTAATTTCGTTAAACACCTATTTCAGTGTGGCAGGTATATTTTTGCAAGACACGCTGTTACAGGACATTTCAAACAATTTAATGTGGTTTATAGGTCCAGCCTTATATATGTATGTGATTTATAATGATAAAAAACCCGAAAGGCGTTTTATTTATTTCAATACTTTTCCTTTTTTATTTTTAGCCCTTATTAATATACTTTTTGACTGGAAATGGTTTTCAATTGTGGTCCCCTTTATAGGCTTTACACAAATGAGTATTTATTTGTTTTTGTCATTGAAATATTGTTATGAAAACTATTCGAATGCAAAAAGGTATTACAATTGGATTTTACCGTCGATAATCGTGTTTGCCGTTTTGATAGTTGTGAATTTTAGCTTGCATGTATTGGAATCTGTGGGAATTAAGATTTTATCGGATGCTGTACTACAGAGTTTCACATCCTTATTAGTAATACCTATTTTTTATCTGGCCTATAAAGAAATGAATAGTGCAGGTGAATTAGGAATCACTCCCAAAAAGTATCATGGTTCACAAATTTCGGAGGAAAAAACGAATCAATATTTGGCTAAAATTGAAGCGGCCATGATAGAGGATAAATTGTATCTTCAGGAAGACCTGACCCTGCAAAAATTGTCTCGTTCACTTGATATAAGCCCTAAATTCGTATCCCAGGTGATTAATCAAAAGCAGGGAATGAGCTTTTCAGAATATATTTTTAGATTTCGTTTGGAAGAAGTGAAGAAAAGATTAACTGATTCCGGAAACAAGAACAAGACCATATTTGGAATTGCTCAGGAATCAGGTTTTAAATCGAACAGCAGATTTAATTATCTATTTAAAAAACATACCAGGCAGACTCCAAAAGAGTTTCAAAAACTTCATATTCAATAGAATTTTATGCTATTTCATGATATAGCAAAAGGAAGATTCAAATTTTTGGCTGATCTAGTCTATGTTTGTTGAAAACCTATCATTCATGAATTCAACACAGAAAAACACAAAGAAGCAGTTATTTATCTTTTTTATCCTGACCTATGCATTGTCATGGACACTTTTTTTTATCGGTCGTCAGACAGATGTTGTAATACTCATTTTACTGGGTGTTTGGACACCATCATTAACATCGTTATTTCTAACAGGATATTATTACAAGAAAAAAGGACTTTTTCAATTGCTGGGGCGTTTTAAGCGTTTTAAGATCAAATGGTATTGGTGGGTTCTTTTATTATTGCTTCCGGCTTCTATTCATTTCATCGGGCGATCCTTATGGCAATACCTTTATATTGGCGAAATATCTCCTTCAATTTTGAATGTATCCTATTGGCTGGGAGCAATAATTCCATCTTTTTTAATTGCAGGTTTTGGCGAGGAATTAGGATGGAGAGGATTTGCCCTACCTAGATTACAAAAGCATTACTCTCCGATAAAAGCCTCCGTGATTCTGGCATTGGTTCATTTGTGCTGGCATTTGCCAACCTATTGGCTTGATCAGGGAATTCATAATGTACCTTTTGTCTATGTCCTTGCCTTTATTTTTTCCTGGACTTTCATTTTTAACTGGCTTTATAACCGATCCGGAGGAAGTTTGATTTTTGCTGTTGGTTTTCATGCGGTATCAAACGCATCCCTCAGTATTGTTAGTTTTTTCCCTCCCGAAAGTGAAGTTCCAATATCACCGGAACTATTGACAAACTGGTCTTTTCCAATCCAATACGGAGGACCTTATCTTATGGTATGCCTGGTTTACTTTATTGTTGCGGTTCTTGTTGTGACCAAAGGAAAATTCAATGAGGTAAATACAGATATCCCATAGTTTTCCCAAACCTAACTATTTTGATTTAAAAATCGTAAATTAAACTCCATTGGATCCACACTTAATCTTTGGACTTCGGGTGTGGAAATGTATCAGTTAGCTGATTACATAGAAATGTGAGAATTTATAATTTTTATATCGAAAGATGAGCATTAGTAAAAAAGGATTGAATCGTCGTAAGTTTTTAAAGGAAACGACAAAGGCGGCCACAGCAACAGCATTATTTGGATTAACTGGTCCGGAAATTTTCGGAGCTCCGCCAATTAATGAAGAATTTAATCGGGTTCCGAATGTAACACTAAATAATGGGGTTAAAATGCCCATTTTGGGATTTGGCACAAATGTCCTAAACGGGTCTTTAGGAATTCGATGCGTATCTGAAGCTATTTCAGTAGGTTATCGGCTATTAGACACTGCACATATTTACGGTAATGAGGAAGCTGTCGGAAAAGGTATCAAGCAAAGCGGCATAGATAGGAAAGAGTTGTTTGTAACCTCCAAACTTTGGGTGTATGATTCAGGTTATGAAAGTACAAAGAAAGCCTTTGAAACTTCGCTGAAAAAGTTGGATCTTGATTATTTGGACCTTTATCTGATCCATCGTCCGAGAGGAGATGTAAAAGGCTCCTGGAAAGCTATGGAAGAACTTTACCAGGAGGGTAAAATCAGAGGGATTGGAGTGAGCAATTTTTTGCCGGAACAGCTCAATGAATTGAATAGTTATGGAAAAATTGAACCTGTGATCAATCAGATTGAAACCCATGTGTTTTTTCAGGAAAAAATATTATACCCTTTTCTCAAGAATTCATCAACACAGATCGAGGCCTGGTCTCCATTTGCTGCCGGAAGGAATAACATTTTTAGTAACCCGGTCTTGGCATCAATAGGTAAAAAGTACCAAAAGACCAACGCCCAGGTTTGTTTGAGATGGCACTTTCAAAGAGGAGTGGTTGCCATCCCCAGATCCTCTCAAAAGGCTCATATGATGGAAAATATTGATATTTTTAATTTTGAACTTTCCGCTACGGATATGAAAATGATTGAATCCCTGGACCTGAATAGATCTCAATTTCCCGAATGGAGGTGAAAAATTATAAATAATAATAAACCATTTTAAATCAGACCAATATCATGAAAATCTTAGTGTCCCTCTTCTTGATTAGTGCCTTACTGGCTTGTTCATCAAACATGGACGGTAGGTTAAATTCCGATGAACTTGAAGCAAAGATCGATTCGCTGGTTCCCACCCAAGTAAATGATACTACCCCGGGACTCATCGTGGGTATTGTTAAAGGCGGAGAAATCATTTTTAGTAAAGGATATGGTCTGGCAAATTTGTCATACGGGATTGCAAATGATCCCAGCATGGTTTTTAATACGGGATCGGTTACCAAACAATTTCTTGGATATGCTTTTGCTATGTTGCATGTGGAAGGAAAATTAAGTCTTGACGATCCGGTATCTAAACATCTTGAGAATTGGCCCGTGTTTGACCATACCGTTACCCTAAGACATCTTTTGACCCATACGAGTGGTTATCGGGAGGCATATACGATGTCAAATTTATCAGGTAGAATCATCGGAGTTGACCGGCTTTCCCGAGAGGAATGCCTAAATGTCGTCAGAAAGCAACCCCAATTGGAGTTTGTCCCTGGTTCCCGCTGGACGTACAACAGTACGGCCTGGGTTATTTTAGCCGAAGTTTTAGAGAAAGTTACGGGTCAGACGGCAGATGAGTGGGTAGCGATCAATATCTTTGAACCATTAGGGATGAAAGATACCCAAATTGAAAGTTATGTGGGGGAGGTAATATTTAATTCAGCTGAATCTTATGTGTTCAATAAAGAAGAGGGGTATGCCAATCAAGAAAGTAACAGAGCCATTTTTGGTGCGGCTGAAATCTATTCCAATGTTCCGGATTTAGCGAAATGGACTTCAAATTTCCGAACCGCCCAAGTGGGGGGAAGTGAGGTTCATGATTTGTTTTTGACACCCTTTATATTGAACGATGGTACGGATTCTGAATATGCACTTGGAATAGGTGTCGGTACGTACCGTGGGCTAAAAAGATATAGGCATACAGGCGGGCATGAGGCCTTTTCGACCCAGCTCAGCTATTATCCTGATCACGATCTTGGTATAATAACGATCTCAAACTTTGGTGGAAAAGGATGGATTTCCACAGAAAAAATAGCTGATTTATTCCTGGAAAATCACATGACCACTGAGAAGGCAAGAGAATATGCCGAAATTAATTTGGATAAGGAAACATTGGAACAATTTCAAGGGCTTTATCTTTCTTTAGATTTAAACGATTCGTTCACATTGAAAATGGTCGAGGATTCCCTTACCTACGAAGAGGAAGAGAATTTAATTCCGAGGTCACCAAACTCATTTGGTATTGAAGGCTGGAACGGCCTTATGAAAATTGAAAATTTAGAAGATGGAACTACCCGGCTAACGATAGAGAATGGTACAATTGAAACGTATAAAAGAGTTGAAAGATGGTCACCGGAAGTAGCGGAATTAAAAAAATTTGAAGATGATTACTGGAGTGAGGAACTGGAAACACTTTACCACGTGGTTGTAAAAGATGATCAGCTTCAAATAAATCATCGTTGGCTTGGAGATATAATGTTGAAACCCATATCCCCTGATTTGTTTGAAACCGATTGGGGTTATACCATTAAGTTCCTTCGAAGTTCCTCAAATGAAATAGATGGATTAAGTGTGAACAGTGGCCGAACCTTAAACGTTTTGTTTGAACGAATAAATAACTAAATCATGACTGATCTTAAACTCCCTCAATTGCCTTATGGTTCCTGGACCGAAACTCGCGTAACAATTCATTTGATCCTGCAGATTATGGGGAAAACACGACTGGGACTTACGCATCGAAAGAATCACTGGTGGTTCATTACCATTTACGTATCCGCCAGGGGTTTTAGCACCTTTACCATTCCTTTAGACAAAGGTTTATCAAGTCTTGAGATCGAATTGGATGTCCTGCAGAAGGCCGTAACAATATCACATAGTGAAAAGGGGACTACACAGATTAAGTTGGAATCGGGCTTGACGGTCGCTCATTTTTACAAGCGTTATATGGGGGAGATTTCAAAATTGGGTTTAACTCCAAAATTTATCCCTAAACCTTTTGACATGGGAATTGACAAACCTTTTGAAGAACTAGAGGATTATAGTTCCTTTGATTGGAATGCAATTCGCAGATTCTGGCAATTGATGCAGTGGAATAACTCTATATTTAAGGAATTCAGCGGACGTTTTTATGGAAAAACATGTCCTGTTCAAATTTATTGGCACCACATGGACCTGGCCGTCACTCGATTTTCGGGAAAAAAACTGCCACCTATGGATAAATCGGTACGAATTTCAGATCGTGACGCCTATTCCCATGAACAGATCAGTTGTGGTTTTTGGGTTGGTGACGATACAATTCCGGAACCTATGTATTATTCTTACACCTATCCGTCCCCGGAAGGTTTAGACAAGGAAACTTTAAAGCCCGAATCAGCAAAGTGGGCGGATAGTAATGGAAGTCCAATGGCCCTTTTAAGTTATGATGATGTAAGGTCACGGCCAGACCCAAGGCAGGCTGTGCTTGATTTCTTGGAGAGTTCCTATCTGGCTGGAGCTGAACTTTCAGGATGGAAAGTAAAAGAGCTTACCACCCCTTCTTTAAAGGATGTCTAAAAGTTTGATCGAAGAATAATCTTTATTTTAATTAAGTATTTTATGAAATCAGTATTGCATTTATCCCATAGCCGCGGACATGCCAACCATGGTTGGCTGGAATCCTATCATACCTTTAGTTTTGCCAATTATCATGACGCCAACAGGATACATTTTGGGGCCCTGCGTGTGTTGAATGACGATACGGTTCACCGAGGTAAAGGATTTGGAACACATCCTCATAAGGATATGGAAATCATTTCGATACCTCTGGAAGGTGATCTTGAACACAAGGACAGTATGGGAAATGTAACAGTTATTCGTGAAGGGGACGTTCAGGTAATGAGTGCGGGTACAGGCGTGATGCATAGTGAGTACAATAAAAATCAGGACCAGCCGGTCAAATTTCTGCAAATCTGGGTATTTCCCAACAAAAAAGGGGTCCAACCACGCTATGATCAAATTTCAATTCGGGATGTTGAGAAGTCGAATCAGTTTTATCAGATCCTTTCCCCAAATCCTGAAGATCAGGGGGTATGGATCAATCAAGATGCATGGTTCAGTTTGGGTAAATTTGATTCTGGAGTTAAAGAGAAATACGTTGTGAAGGGTCAGGATAGTGGAGTTTATTTTTTCGTCCTGGAAGGGGAGGTTGAGATTAACGGTCAAAAACTAGGCAGAAGAGACGGCTTAGGCGTCTGGGAAGCAAATGAAATGCGGCTGACCTCGCTGTCCAGCAGCCGAGTACTTTTGATGGAAGTTCCCTTGGCGTTCAATTAGCTTCGAGAACATCTGAACTGAAATTATTATATTTATCAAATGCAGAAAACCATCGGTAATGGTATTTTGAGTCAATCCATTCCAGAACGAATTGAATCTTCCAAATAATCAGGCAGAAAACAATAAATGTAAATTAAATGATGAATCAAATGCAAGGACAGTTTCGTTTTGCTTATTTCACTGATAAGTATCAGGAAACCTACGAATTTTACCTGAAATGGCTGGGCCTTGACTTGGCGCATGACTGGGATAGAAACGAACATGATAAAGGAGCGGTTTTTAAAGCAGGTGGTGGATTGATAGAAATTATGCTTCGTCCTGAGGGAGATGAATACAGGTATCAGGGCCTGGACTACAGGATTTCTCAAGGTGCCTTTATGGTTATTCAGGTTTCTGATGTTGATGAACTTTTTAATAAATATCAGTCAAAGGGAATTCCTTTTAAACAAGAAATAGTAAGTCAGCCATGGGGACACAGAAGCTTTTCCGTTCTGGAACCAAACGGACTGATTTTATTTTTCTTTGAAGAGCAATTTAAGGCCTGAATATTTCAATTTCAACTTTATGAAACAAAGTAAACCCTCGGATAACATAGAGTTTAAATGTGGGATTTCCATGAATAACAGATTCATGCTTGCACCACTGACCAACCAGCAAAGTCATGAAGACGGAAGTCTTTCCGAAGATGAATTGAACTGGCTTTCGATGAGGGCAAAGGGTGGGTTTGGACTGGTAATGACATGTGCCTCTCACATCCAGGAAAATGGAAAAGGATTTGAAGGGCAACTCGGTATTTTTTCAGATGCACAGATTTCAGGACATAAACGTTTAACGGATGCTTTGCGCCAACAGGGTAGTGTTTCAGTAATCCAACTCTTTCATGCCGGATTAAGGTCTCCAAAAGAATTGATTGGACAATCACCTGTATGTCCTTCTGACAATGAAAAGTATGGCGCCAGAGGCCTCTCAACGGATGAGGTTTCTGAATTAAAAAGCAACTTTATTCAGGCTGCGGTCCGAGCAAAGAAAAGTGGTTATGACGGGGTTGAAATTCATGGGGCTCACGGTTATATCATTTGTCAATTTTTGAGTGCAAGGATCAATCAAAGGACGGATGAATACGGAGGAAATCTTGAAAACAGATCACGATTATTGTTTGAAATCGTAAAAGGAATCAGAGAATTATGTGGGCCTTCCTTTTTACTCGGTGTCAGATTATCCCCGGAGCGATTTGGTATGGATATCGGAGAGATTAAATGGATATGTAAGCAACTTATACGGGAAGGAAAGATTGATTTTTTAGATATCTCTCTGTGGGATTACGATAAATTTCCGGAAGATGAGAAGTACAGAGATAAAAATCTTTTAAGTCATTTTTCCGAAATCGATTTTGAAAAAGTTAAATGGACCGTTGCCGGGAAAATAAGAGACGGTTCGGATGTATCAAGAGTTCTGGAATCAGGAGTTGATTTTGTGACCATTGGTCGATCCGCAATTCTCCACCATGATTTCCCAAGAAAGGTTATGGCGGATGAAGGTTTTAAATCGGCTGAAACTCCTGTTAATGAGAGTTATCTTCTCAGTGAAGGATTAAGTAGTAAATTCGTGAATTATATGAATAGATGGCCGGGTTTTGTGAATTTAGGAACGTAAAAAAAGAAAAATGATGAAAAACGTATTTTTAATAATAGTAGGTGTATTGACGTCTTTGGCGGTCTCAGCCCAGTCTGTTATCGGGGCCTGGGAAGCTTATCACACTTCCGAAAGTGGAGAGTCTCTCAGAAGTGTTGTAATTTTTTCGCATGGATACCAGGTACTGTCAACCTTTAACGCGGAATCTGGAAAATTTATTCATTCTAATGGCGGGTCCTGGAAATTAGTTGGTAATTCAATGACAGAAAAAGTTGAGTTTCATACAGATGATGCTGACAAGGTTGGGATGGAATCCACTTTTCAGGTGATGATTACTGATTCGGTTATGGGAATAGTTGGCGACGATATGAAGTTTAAAAGAATCGATGACGGAGCTCCGGGCAAACTTCAGGGTGCTTGGTTGATGTCAGGCAGAAAAAGAGACGGAGAAATACGCAGCCGTGATACGAATCGGCCCAGAAAAACGATGAAAATTTTGTCTGGAACCAGGTTCCAATGGATTGCTTATAATACGGAAACAAGAGCGTTTATGGGTACAGGAGGAGGTACGTATACTACGGTTGATGGCAAGTATACTGAGAATATAGAGTTTTTTTCAAGAGATGACACCCGAGTAGGAGCCAGTTTGGAGTTTGATTACAAGTTGGAAGGGGAAAACTGGCACCATTCAGGTCTATCGAGTAAGGGCAGTCCGATCTATGAAATTTGGAGCCCAAGGGAATAGGGCTGGATACATTTAATCAGGTATAAAGTTGATGAAATATGAATTTTGAACAATTCCCGGAAATAAAAACCGAAAGGCTATTGTTACGCAAAATTGAGTTATCGGATTCAGCGGAAATTCTATTTTTACGTTCAAACGAAATAGTCAATCAATTTATTGAAAGGCCTGAAAGCAGAAAGACGAAGACGCATTCCGATGCCGTCAGGTTCATCAATGAAATCAACGAAGCTTTTGAAAATGGAGAATCCATTACATGGGGAATAGCTTTAAATAAAAACCCGAAAATTATTGGTACCATATGTTTATGGAATTTTTCAGTGGACCAAAATATTGCAGAGGTAGGTTATGATTTAAATCCTGAGTTCCATGGAATGGGAGTGATGAGCGAGGCTCTAAAAAATGTAATTATATTCGGTTTTAATAGATTGAATTTAAGCAGTTTAGAAGCATTTACCGATAGAAGAAATAAAGGTTCGAAGAAGTTGTTGGAGAAAATAGGGTTTCATCGGAATGTTGATCGACTAGATAAGCATAACACGTTTAATGAGATATTCGAGTTAATAAGACACACTTGGGAGATTCAGAAAATGAATAGCGTATAAAATGAGTTATTATCCCAATTCATAAATCCATGAAGATTTTTTTATTTCTCATATACTTTATTGCATTAGCGGCTTTTACAGACGGTCTAAGTCTGGGAAAGCTGAATTATATGGAGTATCATAATACCATAAATTATGCGGAACAATTTGTGAGTGATGAGCGGTATGAAGAGGCCTTGATCAAATATGTTGAGGTTTTTAATACCTATGATTTTGTGTTTTTGAGGGACTATAAGGTGGCCGCTCAACTGGCTTTTTATCTCGACAAAAAAGAGATGGTTGTTGAAATAATTCAGGAGGGATTCCAATCAGGATGGAAGTTGAAAGATTTAAAAAAGAATAAGTTTCTAAGCGCGTTGAAAAAGCAACCTGAATGGAAGGAACTGGAAGAATCATATGATCCAATGAATGAAATTTATCTTTCCAAAATAGATCCAGCGCTGGAATTGAAGGCGCACAACATGTTCAAGAAAGATCAAAAAAAAGCATTGGGGGCCCTTTTCAGGATAGGAGACAAATCACAGATAGAATATGCGGAAAAGAAATTTGCACCTCATAGCGAAAAACAGATAATCACTCTGTTGGAAATTTTTAATAATGAAGGTTATCCAGGTGAAAAGATCATTGGCAACGATTTTTGGATATCAACAATTATTAGCCATCATAATTCTATTTCTAAAAATTATTCAAGAAAGGATACCTTGTACCCGCATATTCGGCCCACACTGAAGAAATTTCTTGAAAAAGGAGAAATATCTCCCTATGAATTTGCTTTGATAGATGACTGGTACATGGCAACCATAGATGATCATTCAGCAGTGGGTTATGGATTTATTAAGAATGCAAAAAAATCATCACTTGAAGAAACGAATCAATTACGAAAGAAAATTGGCCTGCGTTCTGTTGAACTTCGGAACACACTAATTGAGGTTGAATTAAAAACCGGCATGAATTTTTATCTTCCTGATTGGACAGAGGGCGAGATTGAAATTGAATAAATTATCGTTTTGTTAACATGGTATTTTGATGAAAAATTTCTTTTTCAAGTATTTTAGTCTTTATAATTATGAATTCTTGAATTGAAATTTCTATTAATTAGTATATTTTTGCCATTTTGAGGGAAAAGAGAAGAAAGTTGCTAACACAACTGTTAAATTATGGTATTTTATATCAACAAGAAATCTGAAACTATAGAAAATTAAAAACATCCATTTAAGAATAAATAAATGACTGAAGAATTATTAGAATACGAAGGACTTGAAAAAATCAAGGTTGATTTTCAATATTTGGTGACCTTGTTTAAAGAGATGCTGATCTCAATTGGTGAGGAGGATTTGGCAGCTGGTCTGTCTTTTGACGGCGGAGGGGAGCCAGAGAAAATTGATGTGTCCAACGAAAAACTTACCCAGGCGCTAGGTATCTGTTTTGAGCTTTTGAATCTGGCTGAGGAGAATGCGGCTACACAATACAGAAGAAAATCCGAAACAAAGTTTGGTGTTGAATCCATAAGAGGATCCTGGGGAGAAACCTTGCATAAATGGAAAATTGACGGGGTCGATCAAAATGAAATTGCAAAGAAATTAAGAGAGGTGAAGGTCGTGCCCGTATTAACGGCGCATCCAACAGAAGCAAAACGTCTTACCGTATTGGATATTCACCGGGAGTTATATCTTCTACTTGTAAAAAAGGAAAATCCAAATTGGTCAACATCAGAGCAATACGGACTCAAACAGGAAATCACAAGTCTCATGGAACGCTGGTGGCGAACGGGAGAGATCTATCTCCAAAAACCACGTCTTGAAGACGAAAGAAACAACCTTATGCATTATTTTGAGAACGTGTTCCCTGAGGCTGTAAGATTAACCGATAAGAGGTTGAGCGACGCCTGGGCTGGATTGGAATTTTCTCCGGAACTCTTGCAATGGCCGGAACATTTTCCGCTAATTCAATTTGGCAGCTGGGTAGGCGGTGATAGGGATGGACATCCTTATGTGACTGCAGAGTTCACTGCCTCAACGCTAAGATTGCATAGAAATGCGGCGCTTAAAATGCTTCGCAAGCAATTATTTGAATTGGCCGGACGATTGA
This DNA window, taken from Lutimonas zeaxanthinifaciens, encodes the following:
- a CDS encoding membrane or secreted protein produces the protein MMKNVFLIIVGVLTSLAVSAQSVIGAWEAYHTSESGESLRSVVIFSHGYQVLSTFNAESGKFIHSNGGSWKLVGNSMTEKVEFHTDDADKVGMESTFQVMITDSVMGIVGDDMKFKRIDDGAPGKLQGAWLMSGRKRDGEIRSRDTNRPRKTMKILSGTRFQWIAYNTETRAFMGTGGGTYTTVDGKYTENIEFFSRDDTRVGASLEFDYKLEGENWHHSGLSSKGSPIYEIWSPRE
- a CDS encoding GNAT family N-acetyltransferase, whose amino-acid sequence is MNFEQFPEIKTERLLLRKIELSDSAEILFLRSNEIVNQFIERPESRKTKTHSDAVRFINEINEAFENGESITWGIALNKNPKIIGTICLWNFSVDQNIAEVGYDLNPEFHGMGVMSEALKNVIIFGFNRLNLSSLEAFTDRRNKGSKKLLEKIGFHRNVDRLDKHNTFNEIFELIRHTWEIQKMNSV